One Cucurbita pepo subsp. pepo cultivar mu-cu-16 chromosome LG20, ASM280686v2, whole genome shotgun sequence genomic window carries:
- the LOC111782646 gene encoding gamma-soluble NSF attachment protein, with protein MSSSDADKLMIKADKLTKLSMTRWNADWKTATVLYEQAANAYRVRNNRENAKIAFEKASKGQEMLSSPWDAAKHMESAGALAKELGNLTEVADFYRRASELYILCGRSQPASDALSKGAHALEDGKPDEAITLYTDACTLLEEDGREQMAFDLYRDATSVFVKLEKYSEAAELLLRWGLAADKCNATHSQGKAYLSAIIVYLYAHDFKQAEKCYNDCSQVDAFLRTDQYRAANKLIAAYMEGDVEEIKRVAQSSTISHLDHVIIRLARKLPTGDVSALKADATDEHEEPLDENDLT; from the exons ATGTCTAGCTCCGATGCCGACAAGCTAATGATCAAAGCCGATAAATT AACAAAACTCAGTATGACAAGATGGAATGCTGATTGGAAAACTGCCACTGTCCTCTATGAGCAGGCTG CCAATGCGTACAGGGTCCGAAATAACCGTGAGAACGCAAAGATTGCGTTTGAAAAAGCTTCAAAAGGGCAAGAGATGCTCTCCTC ACCCTGGGACGCTGCTAAGCATATGGAATCTGCTGGTGCTCTTGCAAAGGAACTGGGTAACTTGACTGAAGTTGCTGACTTCTATAGAAGGGCATCTGAGTTGTATATTTTGTGTGGGAGATCGCAGCCTGCATCTGATGCTCTATCAAAGGGTGCTCA TGCTTTGGAAGATGGCAAGCCAGATGAAGCTATCACATTATACACTGATGCCTGTACACTTCTGGAAGAGGATGGCAGAGAACAAATGGCCTTTGATTTATATCGTGATGCTACAAGTGTTTTTGTAAAACTAGAGAA ATATTCTGAGGCTGCAGAATTGCTGTTGCGATGGGGTTTGGCAGCCGATAAGTGCAATGCCACTCATAGCCAGGGCAAG GCATATCTTAGTGCCATCATTGTTTACCTCTACGCCCATGACTTCAAACAAGCTGAGAAGTGCTACAATGACTGTTCACA AGTTGATGCTTTTTTGAGAACTGACCAATACCGTGCTGCTAATAAGCTAATAGCTGCTTATATGGAAGGCGATGTTGAGGAAATCAAGCGTGTGGCTCAATCAAGCACTATTTCTCATCTTGATCATGTG ATTATCAGGCTTGCTAGAAAACTGCCTACAGGTGATGTGAGTGCACTGAAGGCTGATGCAACAGACGAGCACGAAGAACCACTGGATGAAAATGACCTCACATGA
- the LOC111783047 gene encoding pentatricopeptide repeat-containing protein At1g30610, chloroplastic yields MVGVIMANANLCIPCCEGNGFPALHCTQNSHYLLGFSFFTSSVSGSGLNSGSAKSRVLRHRGHKCGAIKASSKGESDIRLASGNLLENDFQFKPSFDEYVRVMESVRSRRYKRQSDDPNKMKENASAKSAESTSISNIVTDVQGNMDVKKKVICVDQEDLFDNSERITRKIDLSGNKFDSKRKGVTRSKDELKGKVTPFDSQVNDKQHVEKRNGNWSNYIEPKVTRSNHDKRLHFKANTLDVKSESHGVRYGSSMKISEKIWADDDTKRTKDVLKVGKYGVQLEGNYIPGDKVGRKKTEQSYRGLSKSGKQFHEFTEESSLEVEHAAFNSCDAEDIMDKPRVSKMEMEERIQMLSKRLNGADIDMPEWMFAQMMRSAKIRYSDHSILRVIQVLGKLGNWKRVLQVIEWLQMRERFKSHKLRFIYTTALDVLGKARRPVEALNVFHAMQEHFSSYPDLVAYHSIAVTLGQAGYMRELFDVIDSMRSPPKKKFKTGALEKWDPRLQPDIVIYNAVLNACVKRKNWEGAFWVLQELKEQGLQPSTTTYGLVMEVMLQCGKYNLVHEFFRKVQKSSIPNALTYKVLVNTLWKEGKTDEAVLAIQTMEKRGIVGSAALYYDFARCLCSAGRCKEALMQMEKICKVANKPLVVTYTGLIQACLDSKNLQSAVYIFNHMKAFCSPNLVTCNILLKGYLDHGMFDEAKELFQNMSENGRNISAVSDYRDRVLPDIYTFNTMLDASFAEKRWDDFSHFYNQMLLYGYHFNPKRHLRMIMEAARGGKDELLETTWKHLAQADRTLPPPLIKERFCIMLARGDYSEALSCISKHHSSDEHHFSKSAWLNLLKEKRFPKDSVIELIHKVSMLLARNDSPNPVLQNLLLSGKEFCRSRISVADPRLEEVVCTNEFQSAAVMHV; encoded by the exons ATGGTGGGAGTAATAATGGCGAATGCAAATTTGTGCATCCCTTGTTGTGAAGGAAATGGATTTCCGGCACTGCATTGTACCCAGAATTCCCATTATTTATTAGGGTTTTCGTTTTTTACTAGTTCGGTATCTGGAAGTGGCTTAAATTCTGGCAGTGCGAAGAGCAGAGTTTTAAGGCACAGGGGACATAAATGTGGAGCAATTAAGGCTTCATCAAAGGGAGAATCTGATATTCGATTGGCAAGTGGGAATCTCCTCGAAAACGATTTTCAGTTTAAGCCATCTTTCGATGAATATGTGAGGGTTATGGAGTCCGTTAGATCTAGAAGGTATAAGAGGCAGTCGGACGATCCTAATAAGATGAAGGAAAATGCGAGTGCAAAGAGCGCTGAAAGCACTTCCATTTCTAACATAGTGACTGATGTTCAAGGAAATATGGACGTAAAGAAAAAGGTTATATGTGTTGATCAGGAGGATTTGTTTGATAATTCAGAGAGAATTACACGTAAAATAGATTTGTCGggaaataaatttgatagCAAAAGGAAAGGGGTTACAAGATCAAAGGATGAGCTTAAAGGTAAGGTGACACCTTTTGACTCACAGGTAAATGATAAACAACATGTAGAGAAAAGGAATGGAAACTGGTCGAATTACATTGAGCCAAAAGTAACTAGGTCGAACCATGATAAACGACTTCATTTTAAGGCTAATACATTGGATGTGAAAAGTGAAAGCCACGGAGTACGTTATGGAAGTTCCATGAAAATATCGGAAAAGATTTGGGCTGATGATGACACTAAACGAACTAAGGATGTTCTGAAGGTTGGGAAGTATGGTGTTCAGCTCGAAGGAAACTATATTCCCGGTGACAAGGTTGGTAGAAAGAAAACTGAGCAGTCCTACAGAGGGTTATCCAAAAGTGGTAAGCAGTTTCATGAATTTACAGAAGAGAGTAGCTTAGAGGTCGAACATGCTGCCTTCAACAGTTGTGATGCAGAAGACATAATGGACAAACCAAGAGTTTCAAAGatggaaatggaagagagaatCCAGATGCTTTCTAAGAG atTAAATGGTGCAGACATTGATATGCCTGAGTGGATGTTTGCTCAAATGATGAGGAGTGCAAAGATTAGATATTCAGATCATTCAATATTAAGGGTTATTCAAGTGTTGGGTAAGCTAGGAAATTGGAAACGAGTGCTTCAAGTCATCGAATGGCTTCAAATGCGTGAACGGTTCAAGTCACATAAGCTGAG ATTTATATACACCACTGCCCTTGATGTACTTGGAAAAGCGAGGAGACCTGTGGAGGCACTCAATGTATTCCATGCAATGCAG GAACACTTTTCCTCATATCCTGACTTAGTAGCATACCATAGTATTGCTGTCACTCTTGGACAAGCAGGATACATGAGGGAACTCTTTGATGTGATTGATAGCATGCGGTCTCCTCCAAAGAAGAAGTTTAAAACAGGGGCACTTGAAAAGTGGGACCCACGGCTGCAACCTGATATAGTTATCTATAATGCG GTTCTAAATGCTTGTGTTAAGCGAAAAAATTGGGAAGGGGCATTTTGGGTCTTGCAGGAACTAAAGGAACAAGGTCTACAGCCTTCTACGACAACATATGGATTGGTCATGGAG GTGATGCTTCAATGTGGCAAGTACAACTTAGTTCATGAGTTCTTCAGAAAAGTGCAGAAATCTTCAATTCCTAATGCTTTAACATATAAAG TTCTTGTCAATACACTTTGGAAAGAAGGTAAAACAGATGAGGCTGTGCTGGCCATTCAGACCATGGAAAAACGAGGAATAGTTGGGTCTGCAGCTCTTTATTACGACTTTGCTCGTTGTCTTTGCAGTGCTGGTAGGTGCAAAGAAGCCCTGATGCAG ATGGAGAAGATATGTAAAGTTGCTAATAAGCCTCTTGTAGTGACTTACACCGGTTTGATTCAAGCTTGTTTGGACTCAAAAAACTTACAAAGTGCAGTCTATATATTCAACCACATGAAGGCCTTTTGCTCCCCCAATCTTGTTACTTGTAATATACTGTTGAAAGGTTACTTGGACCATGGGATGTTCGACGAAGCTAAAGAGCTGTTTCAGAATATGTCAGAAAATGGACGAAATATCAGCGCTGTATCTGACTATAGGGATCGAGTATTACCAGATATCTACACATTCAACACCATGCTAGATGCATCCTTTGCAGAAAAGAGATGGGATGATTTCAGCCATTTCTATAACCAGATGCTTCTTTATGGGTATCACTTCAACCCAAAACGTCATCTGCGGATGATAATGGAGGCTGCTAGGGGTGGAAAG GATGAGCTACTGGAAACAACATGGAAGCACTTAGCTCAGGCTGACCGGACACTGCCACCACCGCTCATCAAAGAAAGGTTTTGCATCATGCTGGCTAGAGGTGACTACTCTGAAGCTCTCTCTTGCATTTCTAAACACCATAGTAGCGATGAACATCATTTCTCTAAGTCTGCTTGGCTAAATTTACTGAAAGAGAAAAGGTTTCCCAAGGATAGTGTTATTGAGTTAATTCATAAGGTTAGTATGCTTCTTGCTAGAAATGACTCACCAAATCCAGTGCTTCAGAATCTGTTATTGAGTGGTAAAGAATTTTGCAGAAGTAGAATTAGTGTAGCTGACCCTAGACTTGAAGAAGTTGTTTGTACAAATGAATTCCAATCTGCTGCTGTCATGCATGTTTAG
- the LOC111782540 gene encoding UDP-arabinose 4-epimerase 1, whose protein sequence is MLSFGRSRNQSRFSRSVSFGGMYYPDPKPKNNFVGKIILAALLTAICIIMLKQSPNFSTPTPFATQQLGVTHVLVTGGAGYIGSHAALRLLKDSYRVTIVDNLSRGNLGAVKVLQELFPDYGRLQFIYADLGDAKSVNKIFSENAFDAVMHFAAVAYVGESTLDPLKYYHNITSNTLTVLESMAAHGVKTLIYSSTCATYGEPETMPITEETPQAPINPYGKAKKMAEDIILDFSKDSKMAVMILRYFNVIGSDPEGRLGEAPRPELREHGRISGACFDAARGIVSGLKVKGTDYKTHDGTCIRDYIDVTDLVDAHVKALEKATPGKVGIYNVGTGKGRSVKEFVEACKKATGVDIKVDYLPRRPGDYAEVFSNPTKIKNELNWTAQHTDLQESLEVAWRWQKSHVNGYGNSLVMSS, encoded by the exons ATGCTCAGTTTTGGTAGGTCGAGAAATCAATCGAGGTTCAGTAGATCTGTGTCGTTTGGAG GTATGTATTATCCAGATCCAAAACCGAAGAACAATTTTGTAGGAAAGATCATTTTGGCTGCATTACTTACAGCAATTTGTATTATTATGCTCAAGCAATCCCCAAACTTTAGCACCCCAACTCCG TTTGCAACGCAACAACTAGGAGTCACTCATGTTCTAGTAACAGGAGGTGCAGGATATATCGGCTCGCACGCTGCCCTTCGACTACTGAAAGACTCGTACCGTGTAACAATAGTG GACAACCTATCCCGAGGCAATCTAGGTGCTGTGAAGGTGTTGCAAGAATTGTTTCCAGACTATGGAAGGCTTCAGTTCATCTATGCTGACTTGGGAGATGCAAAATCT gttaataaaatattttcggAGAACGCTTTCGATGCCGTTATGCATTTTGCAGCGGTTGCATATGTCGGGGAAAGCACCCTTGATCCGCTGAA GTATTATCACAATATTACTTCAAATACATTGACAGTATTAGAATCAATGGCAGCACATGGTGTGAAGACATTGATATATTCTAGTACTTGTGCTACTTATGGAGAGCCAGAAACAATGCCCATCACTGAAGAAACCCCCCAG GCCCCGATTAATCCTTATGGAAAAGCCAAGAAGATGGCAGAAGATATCATCCTTGACTTTTCAAAAGATTCAAAGATGGCAGTCATGATCTTAAG ATACTTCAATGTGATTGGTTCTGATCCAGAGGGTAGACTAGGGGAAGCTCCTAGACCCGAGCTTCGTGAGCACGGACGCATTTCTGGTGCTTGTTTCGACGCTGCTCGTGGCATTGTTTCTGGGCTTAAG GTCAAAGGAACAGACTACAAAACACATGATGGGACTTGCATACGTGATTATATCGACGTCACCGATCTCGTGGATGCTCACGTTAAAGCGTTGGAGAAGGCAACCCCTGGAAAAGTCGGAATCTACAATGTCGGAACGGGGAAAG GCCGATCGGTGAAGGAGTTCGTCGAGGCGTGCAAGAAGGCAACTGGGGTAGACATCAAAGTCGACTATCTCCCTCGTCGACCGGGCGACTATGCCGAAGTATTTAGCAACCCAACTAAGATCAAGAACGAACTGAACTGGACGGCGCAACACACGGATCTTCAAGAGAGTTTAGAGGTGGCTTGGAGGTGGCAAAAATCACATGTCAATGGCTATGGAAACTCTTTGGTTATGTCTTCTTGA